A portion of the Sulfurospirillum diekertiae genome contains these proteins:
- a CDS encoding LexA family transcriptional regulator, whose product MPDILAVLHKVKDILSQELGERKVFDKDVAEALGINQLTLATMKNRAKIPYKEILEFCAKRKISINWLLFDQVVESLQAETDKFARVHYFRDIYASAGGGALNEEEEGEMMYLDEEIVQKLGGIGMIKHIQAINVLGDSMEPTLYTGDVVFINKEYTNALKSGIYVVSTPVGLFIKRLQLHANGTVSLVSDNEAYAPEIINAEDVQVIGKVVGKLSANV is encoded by the coding sequence ATGCCAGATATTTTAGCTGTTTTGCATAAAGTTAAAGATATTCTCTCTCAGGAATTAGGTGAGCGCAAGGTATTTGACAAAGATGTGGCGGAAGCGCTTGGAATCAATCAGCTGACACTTGCTACCATGAAAAATCGTGCTAAAATCCCTTATAAAGAGATTTTGGAATTTTGCGCCAAACGTAAGATTTCGATTAATTGGCTTTTATTTGATCAAGTCGTTGAAAGTCTGCAAGCGGAGACTGATAAATTTGCTCGTGTGCATTATTTTAGAGATATTTATGCTTCAGCCGGTGGTGGCGCTCTGAATGAAGAGGAAGAGGGTGAAATGATGTATCTTGATGAGGAAATTGTTCAGAAACTCGGTGGAATTGGCATGATAAAACATATCCAAGCGATCAATGTTCTGGGCGATTCGATGGAACCAACATTGTATACGGGGGATGTCGTATTTATTAACAAAGAGTATACCAATGCTTTAAAATCGGGTATTTATGTTGTCTCAACTCCTGTGGGTCTATTTATCAAACGTCTACAACTTCACGCCAATGGAACGGTATCCCTTGTTTCCGACAATGAAGCGTATGCCCCAGAGATAATCAATGCTGAAGATGTTCAGGTGATTGGCAAAGTGGTTGGAAAATTATCGGCTAATGTATAA
- a CDS encoding lipid-binding SYLF domain-containing protein → MMKKLWVSLIVGLVISTTLYGSAEEKLLDSSNALKNMIRDSKIKIPQKVLEKAQAIAIFPGTIEISIFLGGKTGNGVMVVRRSDGSWSYPFFVKLGGAGLGFQLGVEKKDILMIFESTDSVKKLMNNKITLGVDASVAAGPAGDSAGRGSEVDFKSEVYTYTKTQGAFVGVSFDGSVMNHDYDENIELYGNNITPAQIIESDGLLSSYAIEDFLKAVQKLTSY, encoded by the coding sequence ATGATGAAAAAACTATGGGTTAGTTTAATTGTGGGATTAGTGATTTCCACAACACTCTACGGTTCAGCGGAGGAAAAATTATTGGATTCGTCCAATGCACTGAAAAATATGATACGCGATTCTAAGATAAAAATTCCTCAAAAAGTCTTGGAAAAGGCACAAGCGATTGCTATTTTTCCAGGCACAATTGAAATTAGTATATTTCTTGGTGGCAAAACAGGCAATGGCGTGATGGTGGTACGTCGAAGTGACGGCTCATGGAGCTATCCATTTTTTGTGAAACTCGGCGGAGCGGGACTTGGTTTTCAACTGGGTGTCGAGAAAAAAGATATCTTGATGATCTTTGAAAGCACCGATAGTGTTAAAAAGCTGATGAACAATAAAATTACACTGGGTGTTGATGCTTCTGTTGCCGCAGGCCCTGCAGGGGATAGCGCGGGAAGAGGAAGCGAAGTTGATTTTAAATCAGAAGTGTATACCTATACAAAAACACAAGGTGCTTTTGTAGGTGTTTCATTTGATGGATCCGTTATGAACCATGACTATGATGAAAATATTGAGTTGTATGGCAATAACATAACGCCAGCTCAAATTATTGAGTCTGATGGACTGCTTTCATCGTATGCGATTGAGGATTTTCTCAAAGCTGTACAAAAGCTTACAAGCTATTAA
- a CDS encoding EAL domain-containing protein, giving the protein MQISFSDLLALTSPLRVLYVEDDVVLRENTIALLRDLFGEIHEASDGKEALMLYQEHQGNYDIVITDLNMPQMNGMDLIRNIQIINPKQPIIVVSAHNETEYFLESIRNNVNGYILKPIDFNQLMETVYKVASLVKERQEKAKNQIQLQEKIEEQNQLLAQNSQTVHEFLTIDKVTKLQNATVLYNFLDTFVQDHALTIMLYNIDNFSFINQTYSTDFADEALFKVGEYLQYNLSKEVHLYRYNSDEFVIIFDPQIINPEFVAIQIQAFFRETPIGEYEGQPIYITLSCGIATAQNPALLLPNARIALREARMRGIPNQYNIYNTHDAFLKQTKIETEWIQKFRIAMEDDRIIPYFQPIIDNATGEIVKYECLARIEDDGEIISPAHFLEAARRSGLMSNLTRLMINKSYKTFSGQNVAFSLNITNEDLLNSNFIDFLQAKQKSYNIEPSLVTFEILEDIIISDTNQIPLNNLHILKDMGYLLALDDFGSDRSNFNRLENLGVDFLKIDGQFIKNIDTITRNQDIVESITTMAKKLNMPVIAEFVSTKEEFEMVKQLGVEYSQGYFFNAPLKLPIHHEQ; this is encoded by the coding sequence GTGCAAATTAGTTTTAGTGACCTTCTTGCCCTGACATCACCTTTACGTGTTTTATATGTGGAAGATGATGTTGTGTTACGCGAAAACACCATTGCTCTTTTGCGTGATCTTTTTGGAGAAATTCATGAAGCAAGTGATGGTAAAGAAGCTCTCATGCTTTACCAAGAGCATCAAGGTAACTACGATATTGTCATCACCGATCTTAATATGCCTCAAATGAATGGAATGGATCTTATCAGAAATATTCAAATTATCAATCCCAAACAACCCATCATTGTTGTTTCTGCGCACAATGAAACCGAATATTTTTTAGAGAGTATCCGCAACAATGTGAATGGCTATATTTTAAAACCGATCGACTTTAATCAACTTATGGAAACCGTTTATAAAGTTGCCTCTTTGGTCAAAGAACGTCAAGAGAAAGCTAAAAATCAGATCCAACTACAAGAAAAAATAGAAGAACAAAACCAGCTACTTGCACAAAACTCTCAAACAGTCCATGAATTTTTAACGATTGACAAAGTCACTAAACTTCAAAATGCTACGGTACTTTACAACTTTTTGGATACTTTTGTACAAGACCATGCCTTAACCATTATGCTCTATAATATTGACAATTTTAGCTTTATCAATCAAACCTATAGTACAGACTTCGCCGATGAAGCCCTTTTTAAAGTAGGTGAATATTTACAATACAATCTCTCAAAAGAGGTACATCTTTACCGTTACAACTCAGATGAATTTGTCATTATTTTTGATCCACAAATCATCAATCCCGAATTTGTAGCCATTCAAATACAAGCCTTTTTCAGAGAAACACCTATTGGTGAATATGAAGGCCAGCCTATCTATATTACACTCTCGTGTGGCATAGCTACGGCACAGAACCCTGCATTGCTGCTCCCAAATGCACGCATCGCACTTCGTGAAGCGAGAATGCGCGGTATTCCAAACCAATATAACATTTACAATACGCATGATGCTTTTTTGAAACAAACCAAAATTGAAACGGAATGGATTCAAAAATTTCGTATTGCCATGGAAGATGATCGTATTATCCCCTATTTTCAGCCTATTATTGATAATGCAACAGGCGAAATCGTCAAATATGAGTGTTTAGCACGTATTGAAGATGACGGTGAAATTATCTCACCTGCTCATTTTTTAGAAGCTGCTAGACGCAGCGGTCTGATGAGTAATCTGACTCGCCTTATGATCAACAAGTCCTACAAAACGTTCTCTGGGCAAAACGTGGCATTTTCACTCAATATTACCAATGAAGATCTGCTCAATTCAAACTTCATTGATTTTTTACAGGCAAAACAGAAGAGCTACAATATAGAACCATCTTTAGTAACATTTGAAATTTTAGAAGATATTATCATTAGTGATACCAACCAAATTCCGCTTAATAATTTACATATACTCAAAGACATGGGTTATCTCTTGGCATTAGATGATTTTGGAAGTGATCGCTCGAATTTTAACCGCTTAGAAAATTTAGGTGTTGATTTTTTAAAAATTGATGGTCAGTTTATCAAAAATATCGATACGATCACTCGAAACCAAGATATTGTTGAGTCTATTACGACGATGGCAAAGAAGCTGAATATGCCTGTCATTGCAGAATTTGTATCCACTAAAGAAGAATTTGAAATGGTGAAACAATTAGGGGTTGAATATTCTCAAGGTTATTTTTTTAATGCACCTCTAAAATTACCTATACACCATGAGCAGTAA
- a CDS encoding ABC transporter ATP-binding protein: MQTLYTFKTLFHEIKYYKKELIFANVIAFLAVLVNTPVPLLMPMIIDEVLLGKKGFVTQSIDALFGHANPAYVYIVSVLFCVVLLRFFFFLLNYWQTKIFTIISKNIAFKIREVVLRHLSHVAMNQFEFFGSGKAASLLVTDIETIDNFLGAFVSRLIISVLTILGVGAVLLMIHWQLGLFILVLNPVVILFTTKLAKKVAKLKKEQNQAFELFQDALSETLDMFVQIRATNKEKLFFGHVEEQAKNIKERSIVFGYKSDGASRLSFLIFLSGFELFRAASIFVVAYSDLSIGAMLSIFGYLWVMMAPIQDILNIQYSYHNARKALDRINEILALKTEERGLHVKNPFLENRTNAIEVKNVSFSYDGGKKILEEINLSIPKGSKIAIIGASGSGKTTLAHLLVGLYPLEEGDILFDGISVKEIGLDVVREHLFLVLQNPQLFNASMAQNLMIDDKIDKALVQKALQIAQLDNFVDELPDGLQTQIGKHGIKLSGGQRQRLSIARMVLQNPNVVILDESTSALDVHTEAKLFNALENYLEGKTTIIIAHRLSTIKKADFIYVMDKGKIVESGTQEELMRQEGAFFDYVTQNRRSKNDEKTMG; the protein is encoded by the coding sequence ATGCAGACACTTTACACCTTCAAAACCCTTTTTCATGAAATAAAATACTATAAAAAAGAGCTTATTTTTGCCAATGTCATTGCTTTTTTAGCGGTTCTTGTCAATACTCCTGTCCCTCTTTTGATGCCGATGATAATTGATGAAGTGCTCCTTGGTAAAAAAGGATTTGTCACACAGAGTATCGATGCTCTCTTTGGGCATGCTAATCCTGCTTATGTTTACATCGTTTCTGTATTGTTTTGTGTTGTACTCCTTCGCTTTTTCTTCTTTTTGCTGAACTATTGGCAGACTAAAATTTTTACCATTATCTCCAAAAATATTGCATTTAAAATACGTGAAGTAGTTTTGAGACATTTAAGCCATGTGGCAATGAATCAATTTGAATTCTTTGGCTCAGGCAAAGCTGCCTCTTTGTTGGTAACCGATATTGAGACGATTGATAATTTTTTAGGGGCGTTTGTTAGCCGATTGATTATTTCCGTATTGACCATTTTGGGCGTGGGGGCTGTCTTATTGATGATCCATTGGCAATTGGGGCTTTTTATTTTAGTGCTCAATCCTGTGGTCATCCTTTTTACAACCAAACTTGCTAAAAAAGTGGCTAAGCTCAAAAAAGAGCAGAACCAAGCATTTGAGCTTTTTCAAGATGCCCTTTCAGAAACACTCGACATGTTTGTGCAAATTCGCGCTACGAACAAAGAAAAGCTTTTTTTTGGCCACGTGGAAGAGCAAGCTAAAAACATTAAAGAGCGCTCTATCGTTTTTGGATATAAAAGCGATGGTGCAAGTCGTCTTTCGTTTCTCATCTTTCTTTCAGGCTTTGAGCTTTTTCGTGCCGCGAGTATCTTTGTTGTTGCTTATTCTGACCTTAGTATTGGTGCAATGCTTTCTATCTTTGGTTATCTTTGGGTGATGATGGCTCCAATACAGGACATTTTAAATATCCAATATTCTTACCATAATGCACGTAAAGCATTGGATCGTATCAATGAAATTTTGGCTCTTAAAACGGAAGAGCGAGGTTTACATGTAAAGAATCCTTTTCTGGAAAATCGCACCAATGCCATTGAAGTAAAAAATGTCAGTTTTAGCTATGATGGGGGCAAAAAGATTCTTGAAGAGATTAACCTTTCTATCCCTAAAGGTTCAAAAATCGCTATAATAGGGGCAAGTGGAAGTGGTAAAACGACACTGGCACATTTACTGGTTGGGCTTTACCCTTTAGAAGAGGGTGATATTTTATTTGATGGTATTTCCGTAAAAGAGATTGGACTCGATGTGGTTCGTGAACATCTTTTTTTAGTCTTACAAAATCCGCAACTTTTTAATGCTTCAATGGCTCAAAATTTAATGATTGATGATAAAATAGATAAAGCGTTAGTTCAAAAAGCACTTCAAATAGCACAGCTTGATAATTTTGTTGATGAGCTTCCCGATGGTTTACAGACACAAATCGGAAAACATGGTATTAAGCTCTCTGGTGGGCAGAGACAACGTTTGTCTATTGCCCGTATGGTGCTTCAAAATCCCAACGTGGTCATTTTAGATGAGTCCACATCAGCGCTAGATGTTCACACGGAGGCAAAGTTGTTTAATGCCCTTGAAAACTATCTTGAAGGTAAAACAACCATTATTATCGCGCATAGGCTTAGTACCATTAAAAAGGCTGATTTTATCTATGTGATGGATAAAGGAAAAATTGTCGAGTCGGGAACACAAGAAGAGCTGATGCGACAAGAGGGTGCTTTTTTTGACTATGTGACACAAAATAGAAGGAGTAAAAATGATGAAAAAACTATGGGTTAG
- a CDS encoding bile acid:sodium symporter family protein, which yields MLATIMFFMGITLHLDDFARVLKQPKTIFIAVTLKFICMPLAALFISKMLHLSTELLIGMILVGVVSGGTAANVIVYLAKGDVALSITITMMSTLLSVFITPLLTLLYVGQSVPVPAVDMLVSILQIVAIPVIFGVILNYFLHTMIKRYESYFAMLSMITIVFVISIVVALNQNAIASIGFLTIIAIILHNSVGLLSGYVGAKWFGFNHTICKTIAIDVGMQNSGLAVALALKYFTPLSALPGAIFSIWHNISGAILAGFWSRHKERCETSKS from the coding sequence TTGTTAGCAACCATTATGTTTTTTATGGGAATCACCTTACATTTAGATGACTTTGCTCGTGTTCTAAAACAACCTAAAACTATTTTTATAGCCGTAACTTTAAAGTTTATTTGTATGCCACTTGCGGCACTTTTCATCTCTAAAATGCTTCATTTATCGACAGAACTTTTGATAGGAATGATACTTGTTGGTGTCGTTTCAGGAGGAACTGCGGCTAATGTGATCGTTTATTTAGCGAAAGGTGATGTAGCCCTTTCCATTACCATAACGATGATGTCTACACTTTTATCTGTTTTTATCACACCTCTTTTAACCCTTTTATATGTCGGGCAAAGTGTACCTGTACCTGCCGTTGACATGCTTGTGAGTATTTTACAAATCGTTGCGATACCTGTGATTTTTGGTGTTATCTTGAATTATTTTTTGCATACGATGATTAAACGTTATGAATCTTATTTTGCAATGCTTTCAATGATCACCATTGTTTTTGTCATTTCCATTGTCGTAGCACTCAACCAAAATGCTATTGCATCGATTGGATTTTTGACTATCATTGCCATCATCCTTCATAACAGTGTAGGACTGCTGAGTGGCTATGTAGGAGCAAAATGGTTTGGGTTCAACCATACAATCTGCAAAACGATTGCGATTGATGTTGGAATGCAAAACTCTGGCTTAGCTGTTGCGTTAGCACTTAAATATTTTACGCCGCTCAGCGCACTTCCTGGTGCTATTTTCAGTATTTGGCATAATATCTCTGGTGCGATTTTAGCAGGCTTTTGGTCACGACACAAAGAGAGATGTGAGACATCAAAAAGCTAA
- a CDS encoding response regulator transcription factor encodes MSDFFDTIDAFGSAEEAYERYLTSTYDLIITDIELPNQNGLSLVEKIKKKNPSQIVIVISAYKEVDYFLKSIDLGIYCFLTKPFDSQLLINTMIKVTNQLHRQYTKNDSTTVVILDKGISFDLKTKCLHVKGILQELTTKEELLLSLLVKNANSFVRNEQLCQEIWQSDEVNNSTLRALVKRVRDKLGYEECIVNLKNRGYKLTAHGV; translated from the coding sequence TTGTCAGATTTCTTTGATACGATTGATGCCTTTGGCTCTGCAGAAGAGGCATATGAGCGCTATTTAACGTCTACGTACGACCTTATTATAACCGACATTGAACTCCCTAATCAAAATGGTCTTAGTTTAGTTGAAAAAATTAAGAAAAAAAATCCTTCACAAATTGTGATTGTCATCTCTGCATATAAAGAAGTGGATTATTTTCTTAAAAGTATTGATCTAGGTATTTATTGTTTTTTAACAAAGCCTTTTGATTCTCAGCTTTTGATCAATACGATGATCAAGGTCACCAATCAATTACATCGACAATACACAAAAAATGATAGCACTACCGTTGTTATATTAGACAAAGGGATTAGCTTTGATTTGAAGACAAAATGTTTACATGTAAAGGGTATTTTACAAGAGCTTACGACCAAAGAGGAGCTTTTACTTTCTCTTTTAGTCAAAAATGCCAATTCGTTTGTACGTAATGAACAGCTTTGTCAAGAAATATGGCAAAGTGATGAGGTCAATAATTCGACACTACGTGCCCTTGTAAAGCGTGTACGCGATAAATTAGGGTATGAAGAGTGTATTGTCAATCTTAAAAACAGAGGCTATAAACTTACTGCTCATGGTGTATAG
- a CDS encoding sensor histidine kinase, with protein sequence MQQLNEQLLITFECVSAIGTSLQLSEMMEHFLKVFSRKTGALASVYWEYDKTKHTYKQLCFYGKKAFQDLLILPSSLTQHNTITFNEKNEKYLLHVKIMDDWIVFIFDATKAEMDLIQEIISLFQSKLENAVCACKNHLELIEINQTLERRIEEEVAKNREKDKHILQQSRLAQMGEMISMIAHQWRQPLGSISTVAASIKLKIMLNRFDYSTAEGQEASKAFLEESMSKIESYVQFLTRTIDDFRNFFKPNKQKESITLSQLVNRTLEIIGKALEINGITINIETHATTEIFTYANEVTQVILNILKNAEDVIKEREIINPNIQITIGTEDTWQTISITDNAGGIPATVLPHIFEPYFSTKQEKNGTGLGLYMSKTIIEEHCGGQILASNTPIGAQFTIKLKEG encoded by the coding sequence ATGCAACAGCTCAATGAACAACTTTTAATTACATTTGAGTGTGTAAGTGCCATAGGAACGTCGCTACAGCTCTCAGAGATGATGGAGCATTTTTTAAAAGTATTTTCACGCAAAACAGGAGCATTGGCTTCGGTTTATTGGGAATACGATAAAACAAAACACACCTATAAGCAACTTTGTTTTTACGGTAAAAAAGCATTTCAAGACCTCTTAATATTGCCATCATCGCTGACACAACATAACACCATTACCTTTAATGAAAAAAATGAAAAATACCTTTTACATGTAAAGATTATGGACGATTGGATTGTCTTTATTTTTGATGCAACCAAAGCAGAGATGGATCTCATTCAAGAGATTATCTCGCTCTTTCAATCTAAACTCGAAAACGCTGTTTGCGCCTGTAAAAACCACCTAGAACTCATAGAGATCAATCAAACGCTTGAACGACGCATTGAAGAAGAAGTCGCTAAAAATAGAGAAAAAGATAAACACATTTTACAACAGTCTCGTCTGGCACAAATGGGAGAGATGATCAGCATGATTGCCCATCAATGGAGACAACCACTGGGTTCCATTTCAACGGTTGCTGCGTCCATTAAACTAAAAATAATGCTGAATCGTTTTGATTATTCAACCGCTGAAGGGCAAGAAGCCAGCAAAGCTTTTTTAGAAGAATCCATGAGCAAAATCGAATCCTATGTGCAGTTTCTGACTCGAACCATTGATGATTTTCGCAATTTTTTCAAACCCAATAAACAAAAAGAGAGTATTACCCTCTCTCAGCTTGTCAACCGTACACTGGAAATCATCGGAAAAGCACTTGAAATTAATGGCATTACGATCAATATTGAGACACATGCCACCACTGAAATTTTTACCTACGCCAATGAAGTCACCCAAGTGATACTCAACATTCTCAAAAATGCGGAAGACGTTATCAAAGAAAGAGAGATCATAAACCCGAACATACAGATTACAATTGGTACGGAAGACACGTGGCAAACCATCTCTATTACCGATAATGCAGGAGGTATACCTGCAACGGTTTTGCCTCACATTTTTGAGCCCTATTTTTCTACAAAACAAGAAAAAAATGGAACAGGGTTGGGGCTCTATATGTCAAAAACGATTATCGAAGAACACTGTGGCGGTCAAATACTAGCATCCAATACGCCAATAGGTGCTCAATTTACCATTAAGCTCAAAGAAGGTTAA
- a CDS encoding hybrid sensor histidine kinase/response regulator, with product MENQIDQLVAWSKELKVLYVEDDLALREEVCLFLSDIFTQVDLASNGEEGLQKLSLMHYDFVITDIKMPLMNGIEMIENIKKLYPTLPILVTSAHNESDYLIKLINLNVDNFITKPLQSEQILRVLHRIVKHIHDEQELNHYKNELEITNQKLKKIAHIQSQSIDLKDSLLRAYQEALDKATIVSLTDKNGIITDVNENFCKATGYSKEEIIGQKYDVLYHPSMNKAIYKDIWDSLFAKKTWQGLIINQTRALTPLYNYKTIVPILDAKGEFIKFISIAQDLTELYKHNEETTKENIERAINVKENDLLKQIPFASALLLDDLHFENYNTRFGEIVNNHVDETLLGKLTTHTLHLSELVNFEEMDYFNSIEAIKNNWPYDGDITFKGIIPSIGHLLEVLVKISQYEPNRYIICIVKQEDFELCCQVQER from the coding sequence ATGGAAAACCAAATCGATCAGCTAGTTGCTTGGAGTAAAGAGCTAAAAGTATTATATGTCGAAGATGACCTTGCTCTTCGTGAAGAGGTGTGTCTTTTCCTCAGTGATATTTTTACACAAGTTGATTTAGCGTCCAATGGAGAAGAAGGGTTACAAAAACTCTCTCTTATGCATTATGACTTTGTCATTACCGATATCAAAATGCCACTGATGAATGGTATAGAGATGATTGAAAACATTAAAAAGCTCTATCCCACACTGCCTATTCTTGTTACTTCTGCTCATAATGAAAGTGACTATCTGATTAAACTCATCAATCTGAATGTGGATAATTTCATCACAAAACCTCTCCAAAGTGAGCAAATTTTGAGAGTCTTACATAGAATTGTTAAACATATTCATGATGAACAAGAGCTCAACCACTATAAAAATGAACTTGAAATCACAAACCAAAAACTTAAAAAAATAGCGCATATTCAATCACAATCCATTGATTTGAAAGACTCTCTGCTTAGGGCATATCAAGAGGCTCTCGATAAAGCAACGATTGTTTCCTTGACGGATAAAAACGGCATTATAACTGATGTTAATGAGAATTTCTGTAAAGCAACAGGCTATAGTAAAGAAGAGATTATCGGACAAAAATACGACGTACTCTACCATCCTTCCATGAACAAAGCAATCTACAAAGATATTTGGGATTCTCTCTTTGCTAAAAAAACATGGCAAGGGCTGATTATCAATCAAACACGTGCATTAACCCCTCTTTACAATTATAAAACCATTGTTCCCATCTTAGATGCTAAGGGTGAATTTATCAAATTTATCAGTATTGCGCAAGATCTTACGGAACTTTATAAACACAATGAAGAAACGACTAAAGAAAATATCGAACGTGCCATAAATGTCAAAGAAAATGACCTTTTAAAACAGATTCCTTTTGCTTCAGCTCTCCTTTTGGACGATCTTCATTTTGAGAACTACAATACACGCTTTGGAGAGATTGTTAATAATCATGTCGATGAAACATTACTTGGAAAACTGACGACACACACACTTCATCTCTCTGAATTAGTCAATTTTGAAGAGATGGATTATTTTAATAGTATTGAAGCTATTAAAAACAATTGGCCTTATGATGGTGATATTACTTTTAAAGGCATTATCCCATCCATTGGGCATCTGCTTGAAGTGCTTGTCAAAATTAGTCAATATGAACCTAATCGCTATATCATTTGCATCGTCAAACAAGAGGATTTTGAATTATGCTGCCAAGTTCAAGAGAGATAA
- a CDS encoding peptidylprolyl isomerase, with translation MSALKTYDYTKEQLAAFQYAIIKTEKGDIVIKLNPEETPIAVANFATLANDKFYDGLIFHRVIKNFMAQGGCPLGRGTGGPGWNIACECKGQKSKHKRGSLSMAHAGPNTGGSQFFICFVDCPHLDGVHTVFGAIAKEDKESFKVFDSITQNDKMITIEIKDKL, from the coding sequence ATGAGCGCACTCAAAACATACGACTACACAAAAGAGCAATTGGCAGCTTTTCAATACGCCATTATCAAAACTGAAAAAGGCGATATTGTCATTAAGCTCAATCCAGAAGAGACACCCATAGCCGTTGCAAACTTTGCAACACTTGCTAACGATAAATTCTACGATGGACTCATTTTCCACCGTGTCATTAAAAATTTTATGGCACAAGGTGGTTGTCCCCTCGGTCGTGGAACAGGCGGTCCTGGTTGGAACATCGCTTGCGAATGTAAAGGACAAAAAAGCAAACACAAACGTGGATCTCTTTCTATGGCACATGCTGGTCCCAATACAGGTGGCAGTCAATTCTTTATCTGCTTCGTTGATTGCCCTCACTTAGATGGCGTTCACACCGTTTTTGGTGCAATCGCTAAAGAGGATAAAGAGAGTTTCAAAGTGTTTGATAGTATCACTCAAAATGATAAAATGATCACCATCGAAATCAAAGATAAACTCTAA
- a CDS encoding DedA family protein, with protein MEDILSSLTTYGYIILFLYSFGGGMLAIIAAGVLSYAGKMDLTTSIVVAAFANVIGSSFLFYMGRYNKKALMPYIKDHRRKLALSHILMKKYGDKIIFLQKFIYGLKTLVPMTIGLTKYPQTKFHIINTISAILWAVILGIGSYKIGDILMRIANYFSENTMLAPLILLSIIGIIWFYFQYATKKKN; from the coding sequence GTGGAAGATATTCTTAGCTCTCTTACAACGTATGGATATATTATCCTTTTTTTATACTCTTTTGGAGGAGGTATGCTTGCGATTATTGCCGCAGGTGTACTTTCTTATGCTGGAAAGATGGATCTTACAACCTCAATCGTTGTAGCAGCATTTGCAAATGTAATTGGTAGTTCTTTTTTGTTTTACATGGGGCGTTATAATAAAAAAGCACTGATGCCTTATATCAAAGATCATCGAAGAAAATTGGCACTAAGTCATATTTTGATGAAAAAATATGGCGATAAGATCATTTTCCTTCAAAAATTTATCTATGGACTGAAAACATTAGTTCCAATGACAATAGGGTTAACAAAATATCCCCAAACTAAATTTCATATCATCAATACCATCTCTGCTATTCTTTGGGCAGTGATCTTAGGGATAGGAAGTTATAAAATTGGAGATATTTTGATGCGTATTGCCAACTATTTTTCAGAAAATACGATGCTTGCTCCACTGATATTACTCTCAATTATTGGAATAATCTGGTTTTATTTCCAATACGCTACTAAAAAGAAGAACTAA